Proteins from a single region of Desulfolutivibrio sulfoxidireducens:
- the gatB gene encoding Asp-tRNA(Asn)/Glu-tRNA(Gln) amidotransferase subunit GatB, with protein MSRYEAVIGLEVHAQLRTQSKIFCSCSTAFGADPNENVCAVCAGMPGVLPVLNEKVVEYAAKMGMAIGCRINLTSVFARKNYFYPDLPKGYQISQFETPLCEHGRLAIAVNGTSKVVGITRIHMEEDAGKNIHSTTENASYVDLNRTGVPLIEIVSDPDMRSAEEAVAYLRELRSILVYLGICDGNMEEGSFRCDANVSIRPFGQAEFGTRAELKNMNSFRHVQKAIDYEIERQADLLDDGQPVIQETRLYNAEKNVTASMRGKEEAHDYRYFPDPDLVPLVVTEAMLDLWRGELPELPSARRERFASQYGLSPKDADVLTAERDVADYFEEAARLCGEPKKAANWIMSEFLRELNQAAVSAASCPFPPTHLAALVTLVESGAISGKIGKQIFPEIFAKGLDPTTYVAQQGLSQISDSSALELAVDQVLAQNPTEVAAYKAGKTKLMGFFVGQIMKATKGQANPALVNDLLRARLG; from the coding sequence ATGTCCCGATACGAGGCGGTCATCGGCCTTGAAGTGCACGCCCAACTGCGCACCCAAAGCAAGATATTCTGCTCCTGCTCCACCGCCTTCGGCGCCGATCCCAACGAGAACGTCTGCGCCGTATGCGCCGGAATGCCCGGCGTGCTCCCCGTGCTCAACGAAAAGGTCGTGGAATACGCCGCCAAGATGGGCATGGCCATCGGTTGCCGCATCAACCTGACCTCGGTCTTCGCCCGCAAAAACTACTTTTATCCCGACCTCCCCAAGGGCTACCAGATCTCCCAGTTCGAGACCCCCCTGTGCGAGCACGGCCGTCTGGCCATCGCCGTCAACGGCACGTCAAAAGTCGTCGGCATCACCCGCATCCATATGGAGGAGGACGCCGGCAAAAACATCCACTCCACCACTGAAAACGCCAGCTATGTGGACCTCAACCGCACCGGCGTGCCGCTTATCGAGATCGTCAGCGATCCCGACATGCGCAGCGCCGAGGAGGCCGTGGCCTATCTGAGGGAATTGCGGTCCATTCTGGTCTATCTCGGCATCTGCGACGGCAACATGGAGGAGGGCAGCTTCCGTTGCGACGCCAACGTCAGCATCCGCCCCTTCGGACAGGCCGAGTTCGGAACCCGCGCCGAACTCAAAAACATGAACTCCTTCCGCCACGTCCAAAAGGCCATCGACTACGAGATCGAACGCCAGGCCGACCTTCTCGATGACGGACAGCCCGTCATTCAGGAAACCCGGCTCTACAACGCCGAAAAAAACGTCACCGCCTCCATGCGCGGCAAGGAGGAGGCCCACGACTATCGCTATTTCCCGGACCCCGACCTGGTCCCCCTGGTGGTCACCGAGGCGATGCTTGATCTGTGGCGCGGCGAACTCCCGGAGCTGCCCTCGGCCCGCCGCGAGCGTTTCGCGTCCCAGTACGGCCTGTCCCCCAAGGACGCCGATGTGCTCACCGCCGAACGCGACGTCGCCGACTACTTCGAGGAGGCCGCCAGACTCTGCGGCGAGCCCAAAAAGGCCGCCAACTGGATCATGTCCGAGTTTTTGCGCGAACTGAACCAGGCCGCCGTCTCCGCCGCTTCCTGCCCTTTCCCCCCCACCCACCTGGCGGCCCTGGTCACCCTGGTGGAATCCGGCGCGATCAGCGGCAAGATCGGCAAACAGATTTTCCCCGAAATTTTCGCCAAGGGCCTTGACCCCACAACCTATGTGGCCCAACAAGGCCTTTCGCAGATTTCCGACTCGTCCGCTCTGGAATTGGCCGTCGATCAGGTCCTGGCCCAAAATCCAACCGAAGTCGCGGCCTACAAGGCCGGAAAAACCAAGCTCATGGGGTTTTTCGTCGGACAGATCATGAAGGCCACCAAGGGACAGGCCAACCCCGCCCTGGTCAACGATCTCCTGCGCGCCAGACTTGGGTAG
- a CDS encoding ABC transporter ATP-binding protein, with amino-acid sequence MLLSVENLRVKYGNIEALHGISFQVDRGEIVTLIGANGAGKTTTLLSVMRLPPPEAPRVIEGDIRFDGKTLIGVETHDVVRKLHMDLAPEGRRIFGNLSVMENLNLATYARTDGPEAIAVDLERVFLLFPRLSERRKQRSESLSGGEQQMLAVGRALMTGCDFILLDEPSMGLAPLLMYEMFRTLKKLNEQGMTILLVEQNAKVALDFAHRGYVLDTGEIVAQGTSDELKHDPMVKKAYLGG; translated from the coding sequence ATGCTCCTTTCCGTCGAGAATCTGCGCGTCAAGTACGGCAACATCGAGGCCCTGCACGGCATTTCCTTTCAGGTGGACCGGGGGGAGATCGTGACCCTGATCGGGGCCAACGGCGCGGGCAAGACCACCACGCTTCTGTCCGTCATGCGCCTGCCGCCCCCCGAGGCCCCCAGGGTCATCGAGGGCGATATCCGATTCGACGGCAAAACCTTGATCGGCGTCGAGACCCACGACGTGGTGCGCAAGCTGCACATGGATTTGGCCCCGGAAGGACGCCGCATTTTCGGCAACCTCTCGGTCATGGAGAACCTGAATCTGGCCACCTACGCCCGGACCGACGGCCCCGAGGCCATCGCTGTCGACCTGGAACGGGTGTTCCTCCTGTTTCCGCGTCTGTCCGAGCGCCGCAAACAGCGTAGCGAGTCCCTGTCCGGCGGCGAACAGCAGATGCTGGCCGTGGGCCGGGCGCTTATGACCGGGTGCGACTTCATTCTGCTCGACGAGCCGTCCATGGGTTTGGCCCCGCTTCTGATGTACGAGATGTTCCGGACGCTTAAAAAACTCAACGAGCAGGGCATGACCATCCTCCTGGTCGAGCAGAACGCCAAGGTGGCCCTGGATTTCGCCCACCGGGGCTACGTGCTCGATACCGGCGAGATCGTGGCCCAGGGCACGTCCGACGAACTCAAGCACGATCCCATGGTCAAAAAGGCCTATCTGGGCGGCTAG
- a CDS encoding ABC transporter ATP-binding protein, producing the protein MALLEVKDMTQYFGGLCAVTDFGVTFEGGELMGLIGPNGAGKTTVFNLVSGFYQPSCGDIVFKGKNTRGLKPHKVTGLGIARTFQNIRLWFDMTVLDNILVSQYYHLGYGLVDCFLRSRRFMRREKEMRDWAMEILTALDLAQFANELPGNLPYGIQRRVEIARALSIRPDLLMLDEPAAGLNSADVEGLITLIRWIHKEFKLSIWMIEHQMDVVMSLCTWIKVIDFGATIAEGTPAEIRQNPVVIKAYLGDDTI; encoded by the coding sequence GTGGCGCTTTTGGAAGTCAAGGACATGACCCAGTATTTCGGCGGCCTGTGCGCGGTCACCGATTTTGGCGTCACCTTCGAGGGCGGCGAACTCATGGGGCTGATCGGTCCCAACGGCGCGGGCAAGACCACGGTCTTCAACCTGGTCAGCGGCTTCTACCAGCCCTCGTGCGGGGACATCGTTTTCAAGGGCAAAAACACCCGGGGCCTCAAGCCCCACAAGGTCACGGGCCTGGGTATCGCCCGGACCTTCCAGAACATCCGGCTGTGGTTCGACATGACCGTCTTGGACAACATCCTGGTGTCCCAGTACTATCATCTGGGGTACGGCCTCGTGGACTGTTTCCTGCGCTCCAGGCGGTTCATGCGTCGGGAAAAGGAGATGCGCGACTGGGCCATGGAGATCCTTACGGCCCTGGATCTGGCCCAATTCGCCAACGAACTGCCGGGAAACCTGCCTTACGGCATCCAGCGCCGGGTGGAGATCGCCCGGGCCCTGTCCATACGGCCCGACCTGCTCATGCTCGACGAACCCGCCGCCGGCCTCAACTCCGCCGACGTGGAGGGACTGATCACGCTCATCCGCTGGATCCACAAGGAGTTCAAGCTGTCCATCTGGATGATCGAGCATCAGATGGACGTGGTCATGAGCCTGTGCACCTGGATCAAGGTCATCGATTTCGGGGCCACCATCGCCGAGGGCACCCCTGCGGAGATTCGCCAGAACCCCGTAGTCATCAAGGCCTATCTGGGGGACGACACCATCTAG
- a CDS encoding branched-chain amino acid ABC transporter permease: MKQYTIPALLVLLLAVLVAVSMTGAMNIYWQSVLMFMGINIILSSSLNIINGNMGEFSCGHAGFMAVGAYVSSVLSVLLFAEGSVFGAALLPPQLALFLFPVILGIGGVAASLVGLLVAVPSFRTRGDYLAIITIAAAYIVKSTIENISAIGGARGFMGMSKVTAAMNTTAELPWMIIWVFLGTVFSIWLIRRFIFSTLGNGVNAVCQDEIAAEIMSVNTNRVKLTAFMISCGLAGVAGGLFAHVLGYVNPGSFTILKSTEVMVMVYLGGMGSLSGSVLSAILFTLLMEALRPLQIIKWVVIPLLLVLLMQFRPEGIMGNRELSDIFPGLKKFYRLKG, translated from the coding sequence ATGAAACAGTATACCATTCCAGCTCTGCTCGTCCTGCTTCTGGCGGTTTTGGTGGCCGTGTCCATGACCGGGGCCATGAACATATATTGGCAGTCGGTGCTCATGTTCATGGGCATCAACATCATTTTGTCCTCGAGCCTGAACATCATCAACGGCAACATGGGCGAATTCTCCTGCGGCCACGCCGGGTTCATGGCCGTGGGGGCCTACGTGTCCTCGGTTTTGTCCGTGCTGCTCTTCGCCGAGGGCTCGGTCTTCGGAGCGGCGCTTTTGCCTCCCCAACTGGCCCTGTTTCTGTTCCCGGTGATCCTGGGCATCGGCGGGGTGGCCGCCTCCCTGGTGGGCCTTCTGGTGGCCGTGCCCTCGTTTCGCACCCGGGGCGACTATCTGGCCATCATCACCATCGCCGCCGCCTACATCGTCAAAAGCACCATCGAGAACATCAGCGCCATCGGCGGGGCCAGGGGATTCATGGGCATGAGCAAGGTCACGGCGGCCATGAACACCACCGCCGAGCTGCCCTGGATGATCATCTGGGTCTTTCTGGGCACGGTCTTTTCCATCTGGCTCATTCGCCGTTTCATCTTTTCCACCCTGGGCAACGGGGTCAACGCCGTGTGCCAGGACGAGATCGCGGCCGAGATCATGAGCGTGAACACCAACCGGGTGAAGCTGACGGCCTTTATGATCTCCTGCGGCCTGGCCGGGGTGGCCGGCGGCCTTTTCGCCCACGTCCTGGGCTATGTGAACCCCGGGTCGTTCACCATCCTCAAATCCACCGAGGTCATGGTCATGGTCTATCTCGGGGGCATGGGATCGCTTTCGGGGTCCGTGCTCTCGGCCATCCTGTTCACCCTGCTCATGGAGGCCCTGCGGCCCCTGCAGATCATCAAGTGGGTGGTCATCCCGCTTCTTCTGGTGCTTCTGATGCAGTTTCGCCCCGAGGGGATCATGGGCAACCGGGAACTCTCCGACATCTTCCCGGGACTGAAAAAATTCTACAGACTCAAGGGGTAG
- a CDS encoding branched-chain amino acid ABC transporter permease, protein MLQSFIQNIFNALQWGSFYSLIALGYCLVYGVLLLINFAHGDIFMVGAYIAFYACMTLLGKFGLIPGLPGWLVLALAVPLTMMLTAVVGVTLERVAYRPLRRKGVNRLYVVITALMCGLILEHANLALLGASRRSFPTLIPTTVFSFAGVNVTNLKIGVILVAILAFVFLRFVVVKTKIGMAMRAISYDRFAVPLMGIPADSVIVFTFVLGSGFAGLAGLLFAMTYPVLDPYMGALIGWKAFIAAVVGGIGSIRGAFAGGFLLGFVEIMVVAFFPSTFRDLIAFTILLLILSVKPTGLFGVARRTKI, encoded by the coding sequence TTGCTGCAATCCTTCATCCAGAACATCTTCAACGCCCTGCAGTGGGGGAGTTTTTATTCCCTCATCGCCCTGGGGTACTGTCTGGTCTACGGCGTGTTGCTCCTGATCAACTTCGCCCACGGCGACATCTTCATGGTCGGGGCCTATATCGCCTTTTACGCGTGCATGACGCTTCTGGGAAAATTCGGCCTCATCCCGGGCCTGCCCGGCTGGCTGGTCCTGGCCCTGGCCGTGCCCCTGACCATGATGCTCACCGCCGTGGTCGGCGTGACCCTGGAACGGGTGGCCTACCGGCCCCTTCGCCGCAAGGGCGTCAACCGCCTCTACGTGGTCATCACCGCGCTTATGTGCGGCCTTATCCTGGAACACGCCAACCTGGCCCTTTTAGGCGCCAGCCGCCGCAGTTTCCCCACGCTCATCCCCACCACCGTCTTTTCCTTCGCCGGGGTCAACGTCACCAACTTAAAAATCGGGGTCATCCTGGTGGCCATCCTGGCCTTCGTGTTTCTGCGCTTCGTGGTGGTCAAGACCAAGATCGGCATGGCCATGCGGGCCATCTCCTACGACCGGTTCGCCGTGCCGCTCATGGGCATCCCGGCCGACAGCGTCATCGTCTTCACCTTCGTCCTGGGATCCGGGTTCGCGGGGCTGGCCGGACTGCTCTTCGCCATGACCTATCCGGTGCTCGACCCCTACATGGGGGCGCTCATCGGCTGGAAGGCGTTCATCGCGGCGGTGGTGGGGGGCATCGGCTCCATCCGCGGGGCCTTTGCCGGCGGCTTTCTTCTGGGGTTCGTGGAGATCATGGTGGTGGCCTTTTTTCCCTCCACCTTCCGGGACCTCATCGCGTTCACCATCCTGCTGCTCATTTTGTCGGTCAAGCCCACCGGACTGTTCGGCGTGGCGCGGCGGACCAAGATTTAG
- a CDS encoding ABC transporter substrate-binding protein translates to MKKSLLGALALLLVTALPAFAADSIKIGFNIPMTGDIPDVGESSKNSAEMLRKKINDAGGIEVGGKKYTLDFIYEDNESKAESALSAARKLSTQDKVLGIIGPQSSKQAVPAGEAANELKTPMVSPWSTNPNTTKGRPFVFRGCFLDTFQGPVAAKFATEEFGAKKAAVLYDIASDYPKGLAEDFKAAFEKINGPGSVVAFETFTTKDVDFSAQLTNIAKSGAEILFTPQYYNEVPLIVKQAKGMGFNKPVMGSDSWGSGDLMGLCGDDCKGLFFVTHYAAAGAKGQTKEFIDEYTKLYNKTPDDVAALTWDSINLMLDGVKRMGSITGDMDKDHDALRAAMTATKDFAGITGNMSFNPEGDHDPVKCAVVVKIDDAGKFGFYKSVCPN, encoded by the coding sequence ATGAAAAAGTCCCTGCTAGGCGCCCTGGCGCTGCTCCTTGTGACGGCCTTGCCCGCGTTCGCCGCGGACAGCATCAAGATCGGCTTCAACATCCCCATGACCGGGGACATCCCGGATGTGGGCGAGTCCTCCAAGAATTCGGCCGAGATGCTGAGGAAAAAGATCAACGACGCCGGAGGCATCGAGGTCGGCGGCAAGAAGTACACCCTGGACTTCATCTACGAGGACAACGAGTCCAAGGCCGAGTCCGCCCTGTCCGCCGCCCGCAAACTGAGCACCCAGGACAAGGTCCTGGGCATCATCGGACCCCAGTCCAGCAAGCAGGCCGTGCCCGCCGGCGAGGCCGCCAACGAGTTGAAGACCCCCATGGTCTCGCCCTGGTCCACCAACCCCAACACCACCAAGGGCCGTCCCTTCGTTTTCCGGGGCTGCTTCCTGGACACCTTCCAGGGCCCTGTGGCCGCCAAGTTCGCCACCGAGGAATTCGGCGCCAAAAAGGCCGCCGTGCTCTACGATATCGCCAGCGACTATCCCAAGGGCCTGGCCGAGGACTTCAAGGCCGCCTTTGAGAAGATAAACGGTCCCGGCTCCGTGGTGGCCTTTGAGACCTTCACCACCAAGGACGTGGACTTCTCGGCCCAGTTGACCAACATCGCCAAGTCCGGCGCGGAAATCCTTTTCACCCCGCAGTACTACAACGAGGTGCCGCTGATCGTGAAGCAGGCCAAGGGCATGGGCTTCAACAAGCCGGTCATGGGCAGCGACTCCTGGGGCAGCGGCGACCTGATGGGACTTTGCGGCGACGACTGCAAGGGCCTTTTCTTCGTCACCCACTACGCCGCCGCCGGCGCCAAGGGCCAGACCAAGGAATTCATCGACGAATACACCAAGCTCTACAACAAGACCCCGGACGACGTGGCCGCCCTGACCTGGGACTCCATCAACCTGATGCTCGACGGCGTCAAGCGCATGGGCTCCATCACCGGCGACATGGACAAGGATCACGACGCCCTGCGCGCGGCCATGACCGCCACCAAGGATTTCGCGGGCATCACCGGAAACATGTCGTTCAATCCCGAGGGCGATCATGATCCGGTCAAGTGCGCCGTGGTGGTCAAGATCGACGACGCCGGAAAGTTCGGCTTCTACAAGTCGGTGTGCCCCAACTAG
- the ald gene encoding alanine dehydrogenase: MIIGIPKEIKTLENRVSLTPGAVETLARRGHTVLVESGAGLGSGLPDEQYAVAGAKITDAAGAWGADMVVKVKEPIAKEYKYLREGLLLFTYLHLAADKPLTEVLLSSKTIGIAYETVELPGGGLPLLLPMSEVAGRMAPQVGAHHLEKSQGGRGLLLGGVPGVPQASVVILGAGVVGTNAAKIAMGMGAQVTVLDVNHSRLQYLDDIYQGRIVTVSSNEPNIRKAVTYADLLIGAVLITGAKAPRLVTRDMIGTMKKGSVIVDVAVDQGGCVETIKATTHAEPTYLVDGVVHYGVANMPGAVPRTSTYALCNQTLPYAMKLAQKGVDALREDRSLALGLNTYLGTLTFGAVGEAFGMPSTTVEKVLGLA, encoded by the coding sequence ATGATCATTGGAATTCCAAAAGAGATCAAGACCTTGGAGAACCGGGTTTCTTTGACCCCGGGCGCGGTGGAAACCCTGGCGCGGCGCGGGCACACGGTCCTGGTGGAGTCCGGGGCGGGCCTGGGCAGCGGGCTTCCCGACGAGCAATACGCGGTCGCCGGGGCGAAAATCACCGACGCGGCCGGGGCCTGGGGCGCGGACATGGTGGTCAAGGTCAAGGAGCCTATCGCCAAGGAATACAAGTACCTGCGCGAAGGGCTTTTGCTTTTCACCTATCTGCACCTGGCTGCGGACAAGCCCCTGACCGAGGTGCTGCTGTCGTCCAAAACCATCGGCATCGCCTATGAGACCGTGGAGCTTCCCGGCGGGGGCCTGCCGCTTCTGTTGCCCATGAGCGAGGTGGCCGGACGCATGGCTCCCCAGGTGGGCGCCCATCATCTGGAGAAATCCCAGGGAGGACGGGGGCTTCTGCTTGGCGGCGTGCCCGGCGTGCCCCAGGCCTCGGTGGTCATCCTGGGCGCGGGCGTGGTCGGCACCAACGCGGCCAAGATCGCCATGGGCATGGGCGCCCAGGTCACCGTGCTCGACGTCAACCATTCCCGGCTGCAGTACCTCGACGACATCTACCAGGGCCGCATCGTCACCGTGTCCTCCAACGAGCCCAACATCCGCAAGGCCGTGACCTACGCCGACCTTCTGATCGGCGCGGTGCTCATCACCGGGGCCAAGGCCCCCAGGCTGGTCACCCGGGACATGATCGGGACCATGAAGAAGGGCTCGGTCATCGTGGACGTGGCCGTGGACCAGGGCGGCTGCGTGGAGACCATCAAGGCCACCACCCACGCCGAACCGACCTATCTCGTGGACGGGGTGGTGCACTACGGCGTGGCCAACATGCCCGGGGCCGTGCCGCGCACCTCCACCTATGCCCTGTGCAACCAGACCCTGCCCTATGCCATGAAGCTGGCCCAAAAGGGCGTGGACGCCCTGCGCGAGGACCGCTCCCTGGCCCTTGGACTCAATACCTATCTGGGAACCCTGACCTTCGGGGCCGTGGGCGAGGCCTTCGGCATGCCCTCGACCACGGTGGAAAAGGTGCTGGGCCTGGCCTAG
- a CDS encoding outer membrane beta-barrel protein yields MERLFRKILFMLAGVCLALTLTTVLVAAQDYKSGSTYFEPRGGVYGTFSDHVKVIATYGGALGYFILDNFSLEAEGLGYYIDQQKIDIANGIAAKNDTATAFGGSLMARWHIPASESATFFIGAGAGGLWADRKVPYNGMQYSVTEQAELGATVRITDGFNLKLAGRYQHIGCFDKTGLSALGGNLGLQFTF; encoded by the coding sequence ATGGAAAGGCTCTTTCGGAAAATACTGTTCATGCTTGCCGGCGTATGCCTGGCCCTGACCCTGACCACGGTCCTGGTGGCGGCTCAGGACTACAAGAGCGGCTCGACCTATTTCGAGCCCCGGGGCGGGGTGTACGGGACGTTCAGCGACCATGTGAAGGTCATCGCCACCTACGGCGGCGCGCTTGGCTATTTCATTCTCGACAATTTTTCCCTGGAGGCCGAGGGGCTCGGCTATTACATCGACCAGCAAAAAATCGACATCGCCAACGGGATCGCGGCCAAAAACGACACGGCCACGGCCTTCGGGGGCAGTCTCATGGCCCGCTGGCACATCCCCGCCTCGGAGAGCGCCACGTTTTTCATCGGGGCCGGGGCCGGTGGCCTGTGGGCCGACCGCAAGGTGCCCTACAACGGCATGCAGTACAGCGTCACCGAGCAGGCCGAACTTGGCGCGACCGTGCGCATCACCGACGGATTCAACCTCAAGCTGGCCGGACGCTACCAGCATATCGGATGCTTCGACAAAACGGGCTTGAGCGCCCTTGGCGGCAACCTGGGCCTGCAATTCACGTTCTGA
- the fliM gene encoding flagellar motor switch protein FliM → MSKILDQDEVDALLRGLSGGEIEAESDILEDDSGVVVFDLSNQDRIIRGRMPVLEIINDRFARLASNAMANAMRKRADVNPISIDMSKFGDFMRSLPVPTSINIFKLDPLRGNAILVVDSRLVFAMVESFFGGAGSQPKIEGRDFTPIEQAIIGKVVRIALENMEESWAPVHEVHIELVRSEVNPQFAAIVPPSDVVVVVTFEVELENAIGSLVVCLPYATIEPIRSKLYASFQTERLEVDHAWISRFKERLMETPVEMVVRFGKAQITGRQLMSLKPGDILLLDNDEDDLLDAEVQGVRKFQGIPGMVKSNKAFQIVKEEEIRYE, encoded by the coding sequence ATGAGCAAGATACTGGACCAGGACGAGGTCGATGCCCTGCTGAGGGGGCTTTCCGGGGGCGAGATCGAGGCCGAGTCGGACATCCTCGAGGACGACTCGGGGGTGGTGGTCTTTGACCTGTCCAACCAGGACCGCATCATCCGGGGCCGCATGCCGGTCCTTGAGATCATCAACGACCGCTTCGCCCGCCTGGCCTCCAACGCCATGGCCAACGCCATGCGCAAACGGGCCGACGTCAACCCCATCTCCATCGACATGTCCAAGTTCGGGGACTTCATGCGCTCCCTGCCCGTGCCCACCTCCATCAACATCTTCAAGCTCGATCCCCTGCGCGGCAACGCCATCCTGGTGGTGGACTCCCGGCTGGTCTTCGCCATGGTGGAGAGCTTTTTCGGGGGCGCGGGCAGCCAGCCCAAGATCGAGGGCCGGGACTTCACGCCCATCGAACAGGCCATCATCGGCAAGGTGGTGCGCATCGCCCTGGAGAACATGGAGGAGTCCTGGGCCCCGGTGCACGAGGTGCATATCGAGCTGGTGCGCTCGGAGGTCAACCCCCAGTTCGCGGCCATCGTGCCGCCAAGCGACGTGGTGGTGGTGGTCACCTTCGAGGTGGAGCTGGAAAACGCCATCGGGTCGCTTGTGGTCTGCCTGCCCTACGCCACCATCGAGCCCATCCGCTCCAAGCTCTACGCCTCCTTCCAGACCGAACGCCTGGAGGTGGACCACGCCTGGATCTCGCGCTTCAAGGAGCGGCTGATGGAGACGCCGGTGGAGATGGTGGTCCGGTTCGGCAAGGCCCAGATCACCGGACGACAGCTTATGAGCCTAAAACCCGGGGACATCCTGCTGTTAGACAACGACGAGGACGACCTGCTCGACGCCGAGGTGCAGGGGGTGCGCAAATTCCAGGGCATTCCCGGAATGGTCAAATCCAACAAGGCCTTCCAGATCGTCAAGGAAGAGGAAATCCGCTACGAATAG
- the eutC gene encoding ethanolamine ammonia-lyase subunit EutC: MTRADPPVDTPPADTASDGSASPPAVSEQNAPAETSGDRLDLAMFTAARVAVGRSGVSLPTAAHLAFLADQAMARDAVNMPVDVARLLGELEEVGLPSLSLRSRAGNRQEYLLRPDLGRRLDHESAGMVDRAAHAGALAGVGHPDLALVVSEGLSAPAVMRQAVPFLREFLPYCSRQGLSLARGAYVSLARVAVADEIGALFGARATAILIGERPGLTSPDSLGIYLTFAPRVGTTDERRNCISNVRPEGLSHAEAAATLDHLLRLALAREMTGVMLKDDRPLAASRAAVTGPGASRGRGGRRGGVS, encoded by the coding sequence ATGACCCGCGCTGATCCGCCCGTCGACACCCCTCCCGCCGACACGGCCTCGGATGGGTCCGCCTCCCCGCCCGCCGTCTCCGAACAGAACGCGCCGGCCGAAACCAGCGGTGACCGCCTGGACCTGGCCATGTTCACCGCCGCCCGGGTGGCGGTGGGCCGAAGCGGCGTGAGCCTGCCCACAGCGGCGCATCTGGCCTTTTTGGCTGACCAGGCCATGGCCCGGGACGCGGTGAACATGCCGGTGGATGTGGCCCGGCTCCTGGGCGAGCTTGAGGAGGTCGGCCTGCCGTCCCTGTCGCTACGAAGCCGGGCCGGGAACCGCCAGGAGTATCTGCTGCGGCCGGACCTGGGGCGCAGGCTGGATCACGAATCGGCGGGCATGGTGGACCGGGCGGCCCATGCGGGGGCGCTTGCCGGGGTGGGGCATCCCGATCTGGCCCTGGTGGTATCCGAGGGACTCTCGGCCCCGGCGGTGATGCGTCAGGCCGTGCCATTTTTACGGGAATTTCTGCCGTATTGCTCACGTCAGGGGCTTTCCCTGGCCAGGGGGGCCTACGTGAGCCTTGCCCGGGTGGCCGTGGCCGACGAGATCGGCGCGTTGTTCGGGGCGCGGGCCACGGCCATTCTCATCGGCGAGCGCCCTGGCCTCACGTCTCCTGACAGCCTGGGGATCTATCTGACCTTCGCCCCGCGCGTGGGCACCACCGACGAGCGGCGCAACTGTATCTCAAACGTCCGGCCCGAGGGCTTGTCCCACGCCGAGGCCGCCGCCACCCTGGACCACCTGCTCCGCCTGGCCCTGGCCCGGGAGATGACCGGGGTCATGCTCAAAGACGACCGCCCCCTGGCCGCTTCGCGCGCCGCAGTGACCGGTCCGGGAGCCTCCAGGGGCCGGGGAGGGCGGCGCGGCGGGGTGTCCTGA